A stretch of the Acyrthosiphon pisum isolate AL4f chromosome A2, pea_aphid_22Mar2018_4r6ur, whole genome shotgun sequence genome encodes the following:
- the LOC100168379 gene encoding collagen alpha-5(IV) chain isoform X14 yields the protein MRLQRNGKMIPRPRTNMYLILFSILGVQFALSQQTNPNDLEVVLNIEDSNKTQYHEQNFDTMAYIFGYEVGPNGQFHHENKGPDGFTYGCYGYVDPEGKLQATHYISDGWGYRVVTPGESVEIFHHKHDPADENQANESSDGGSEHEHHGHHGVVTAWGDLYFPKGCGGGRPIQGTGQLGGSGSSGYPSFIGVGQPGPAGAPGQPGTPGLPGSPSSVYPSYPGTPGSPGSPGSPGTPGLPGKPGSPGFPSYQQPSSYPSAPGTPGSPGSPGSPGTPGLPGKPGSPGFPSYQQPSPYPSAPGTPGSPGSPGSPGTPGLPGKPGSLGYPSYQQPSPYPSAPGSSGLPGTPGTPGQPGTPGLPGSPSSVYPSYPGSQGSPGSPGAPGSPGLPSLPSYQKPTVYPTSTYPGSSGSPGSPGSPGSPGTPGLPGKPGSLGYPSYQQPSPYPSAPGSSGLPGTPGTPGTPGQPGTPGLPGSPSSAYPSYPGSQGSPGSPGAPGSPGLPSLPSYQKPTVYPTSTYPGSSGSPGSPGSPGSPGTPGLPGKPGSLGYPSYQQPSPYPSAPGSSGLPGTPGTPGAPGIPGAPGSPSYNIPSSYPSGPGTPGLPGSPGSPGQPGAPGLPGSSPYPKPSYPVAPGTPVSPGSPGSPGLPGQPGAPGLPGSSPYPKPSYPAAPGTPGSPGSPGSPGLPGKPGSYVPQSSYPESAYPGTPGQPGQPGTPGLPGKPGASVIPSIPSYEKPQPTYQKPNVGYPGSPGQPGTPGLPGSPGLPGTISYPKPTPTSAYPVGPGQSGYPGSPGLPGQPGTPGLPGSVYQPSYQKPSSVNQYGNPSLYPVSSYPGSQGLPGTPGTPGQPGTPGSPGSAYPGSTLNQTPNYQSVKPSSSYPGSPGQPGTPGLPGQPGTPGIPSQPSYQKPNPPTYPSQPSYSGYPGSSGQPGKPGTPGTPGTPGTPGLPAGPSYQKPTPPAGYPGSPGTPGQPGTPGLPGIPAQSFGQYPQPSVDYGKPNLSGYPGSTGQPGLPGQPGTPGTPGTPGSYPTSPKPSPYPINPGSGSVSGQPGTLGIPSQPSYQKPNSPTYPSQPSYSGYPGSSGQPGKPGTPGTPGTPGLPAGPSYQKPTPPAGYPGSPGTPGQPGTPGLPGIPAQSFGQYPQPSVDYGKPNLSGYPGSTGQPGLPGQPGTPGTPGTPGSYPTSPKPSPSPINPGSGSISGLPSNGYPSSIGQTQTGYPNKPIPQPSYPGQSYVYPTSYPQRPNVPDYGAQQPNEYPGYLSSGYPVPPPPNAPLPNYPPPSSPSGYSGYFELYPGQNQIYPGQPDFNAYPAGDQYPFNGNAYGNPKQQFTSPATENKGKTPQITTPVATPTYGYKSESSQTSVEYPEKPSLIDIRINVPNVPESNDGQKAVILGKNELIGTSSGSSGYSSSLTPQYVSSPTKAPKLPYQFGQESNQVVLSSSKPETSTPFYSVSTKTASTPENTNLVQSTSTISYEDQFSTLSPDSSTPVNIIPYPLPIVPNPGSCPCYFVPPTSNNSTNQIQQQQTTVDLNNLPEGAVIGFVPVVFYPSCGAGSAVSKEVLSSKLNPVFPSAYQVPYKCSYCEQSESQTANIRSSFNQVIKQSQLNPSVVIKSPSRKNYPNAPIYDQPEFGRKIKVVRRKTID from the exons atgtatTTAATACTGTTCTCAATTTTGGGGGTTCAGTTTGCCTTATCTCAGCAAACTAACCCAAATGATTTGGAAGTGGTGCTTAACATCGAAGACAGCAATAAAACTCAATACCATGAACAAAATTTCGATACCA TGGCCTATATATTCGGCTACGAAGTAGGTCCAAATGGTCAATTCCATCACGAAAATAAAGGTCCAGATGGCTTCACATATGGTTGCTACGGATATGTAGACCCAGAAGGAAAATTACAAGCGACTCATTATATATCTGATGGCTGGGGATACAGAGTTGTCACACCAGGTGAATCTGTAGAAATATTCCATCATAAACATGACCCCGCAGATGAAAATCAAGCTAATGAAAGTTCTGATGGTGGTTCTGAACATGAACATCATGGACACCATGGAGTGGTAACAGCATGGGGTGATCTTTATTTCCCAAAGGGATGTGGAGGAGGACGTCCAATTCAAGGTACTGGTCAATTAGGTGGATCAGGCTCATCTGGATACCCAAGCTTTATTGGAGTTGGTCAACCAGGACCAGCAGGCGCACctgg tCAACCAGGTACTCCAGGATTACCGGGAAGTCCATCTTCAGTTTATCCAAGTTATCCAGGTACCCCAGGCTCTCCAGGCTCCCCAGGTTCACCCGGAACTCCAGGCTTACCag GTAAACCAGGATCTCCAGGCTTTCCATCATATCAACAACCATCATCTTATCCAAGTGCACCAGGTACCCCAGGCTCTCCAGGCTCCCCAGGTTCACCCGGAACTCCAGGCTTACCAG gtaaaccAGGATCTCCAGGCTTTCCATCATATCAACAACCATCACCTTATCCAAGTGCACCAGGTACCCCAGGCTCTCCAGGCTCCCCAGGTTCACCCGGAACTCCAGGCTTACCAG GTAAACCAGGATCTCTAGGCTATCCATCATATCAACAACCGTCACCTTATCCAAGTGCAccag gCTCGTCTGGGTTACCGGGAACTCCAGGAACTCCAG gtCAACCAGGTACTCCAGGATTACCGGGAAGTCCATCTTCAGTTTATCCAAGTTATCcag GATCACAAGGATCTCCAGGTTCTCCCGGTGCTCCGGGTAGCCCAGGACTACCCAGTTTACCATCTTATCAAAAACCAACAGTTTATCCAACATCCACTTATCCTGGGAGCtcag GTTCCCCAGGCTCTCCAGGCTCCCCAGGTTCACCCGGAACTCCAGGCTTACCAG GTAAACCAGGATCTCTAGGCTATCCATCATATCAACAACCGTCACCTTATCCAAGTGCAccag gCTCGTCTGGTTTACCGGGAACTCCAGGAACTCCAGGAACTCCAG gtCAACCAGGTACTCCAGGATTACCGGGAAGTCCATCTTCAGCTTATCCAAGTTATCCag GATCACAAGGATCTCCAGGTTCTCCCGGTGCTCCGGGTAGCCCAGGACTACCCAGTTTACCATCTTATCAAAAACCAACAGTTTATCCAACATCCACTTATCCTGGGAGCTCag gtTCCCCAGGCTCTCCAGGCTCTCCAGGTTCACCCGGAACTCCAGGCTTACCAG gtaaaccAGGATCTCTAGGCTATCCATCTTATCAACAACCATCACCTTATCCAAGTGCACCag gcTCGTCCGGTTTACCAGGAACTCCAGGAACTCCAG gagcTCCAGGAATTCCAGGTGCACCAGGATCACCTTCATATAACATACCATCTTCATACCCAAGTGGTCCAG gaaCACCAGGGTTACCAGGTTCACCAGGATCACCag GCCAACCAGGAGCCCCAGGATTACCAGGTTCTTCACCATATCCAAAACCTTCATACCCTGTAGCTCCAGGTACACCAGTGTCTCCGGGATCTCCAGGTTCCCCTGGTCTTCCAg GCCAACCAGGAGCCCCAGGATTACCAGGTTCTTCACCATACCCAAAACCTTCATACCCTGCAGCTCCAGGTACACCAGGGTCTCCAGGATCTCCAGGTTCCCCTGGTCTTCCAG GAAAACCAGGATCTTACGTTCCCCAATCTTCATACCCAGAATCTGCTTATCCAGGTACCCCAg GTCAACCAGGTCAACCAGGAACTCCAGGAttaccag GTAAACCAGGAGCATCAGTTATACCTAGTATACCGTCATATGAAAAACCACAACCAACTTACCAAAAACCAAATGTAGGATACCCCGGAAGTCcag gcCAACCAGGTACTCCAGGTTTACCAGGATCACCAGGATTACCAGGCACAATTTCATACCCAAAACCCACACCAACATCCGCATATCCCGTAGGACCAg gtcaATCAGGATACCCTGGCTCTCCCGGACTTCCag gtCAACCAGGAACACCAGGTCTACCTGGGTCTGTATACCAACCTTCATATCAAAAACCATCTTCTGTTAATCAATATGGAAATCCATCTCTATATCCAGTATCTTCTTATCCTGGAAGTCAag GATTACCCGGAACACCAGGAACAccag gTCAACCCGGTACACCTGGATCACCAGGCTCAGCTTATCCAGGTTCTACATTGAATCAAACGCCTAATTATCAATCTGTTAAACCAAGTTCTTCATATCCAGGAAGTCCAG gtcaACCAGGCACTCCAGGATTACCAG GTCAACCAGGAACTCCAGGTATACCAAGCCAGCCTTCTTATCAAAAACCAAATCCACCAACATATCCTTCTCAACCATCTTATTCCGGTTATCCCGGAAGCtcag GTCAACCAGGAAAACCAGGTACTCCTGGTACTCCAGGTACACCAGGTACACCAGGACTTCCCGCGGGACCGTCCTACCAAAAACCTACACCTCCTGCTGGATATCCAGGATCGCCTGGTACACCAG GTCAACCAGGAACCCCTGGCCTCCCAGGTATTCCAGCTCAATCTTTTGGTCAATATCCTCAACCTTCAGTTGACTATGGAAAACCTAATCTATCAGGATATCCCGGTTCTACag GTCAACCAGGCCTTCCCGGTCAACCAGGCACTCCAGGAACCCCAGGAACTCCAGGTTCTTATCCCACTTCACCAAAACCCAGCCCATACCCCATAAATCCAGGCAGTGGAAGTGTATCag gtcaaCCAGGAACTCTAGGTATACCAAGCCAGCCTTCttatcaaaaaccaaattcaccAACATATCCTTCTCAACCATCTTATTCCGGTTATCCCGGAAGCtcag GTCAACCAGGGAAACCAGGTACTCCTGGTACTCCAGGTACACCAGGACTTCCCGCGGGACCGTCCTACCAAAAACCTACACCTCCTGCTGGATATCCAGGATCTCCTGGTACACCAG GTCAACCAGGAACCCCTGGCCTCCCAGGTATTCCAGCTCAATCATTTGGTCAATATCCTCAACCTTCAGTTGACTATGGAAAACCTAATCTATCAGGATATCCCGGTTCTACag GTCAACCAGGCCTTCCCGGTCAACCAGGCACTCCAGGAACCCCAGGAACTCCAGGTTCTTATCCCACTTCACCAAAACCCAGCCCATCTCCCATTAATCCAGGCAGTGGAAGTATATCag gtttacCATCCAATGGTTATCCATCATCAATTGGTCAAACCCAAACAGGTTATCCAAACAAACCTATTCCTCAACCATCATACCCGGGTCAGAGTTATGTTTATCCTACCAGCTATCCTCAAAGACCAAATGTTCCTGACTATGGAGCACAGCAACCAAATGAATATCCTGGGTATTTAAGTTCAGGTTACCCAGTACCCCCTCCACCTAACGCACCACTTCCTAATTACCCACCACCTAGTTCACCATCTGGTTACTCTGGGTATTTCGAATTGTACCCGGGTCAAAATCAAATATACCCCGGTCAACCAGATTTTAATGCATACCCAGCTGGTGATCAATATCCTTTCAACGGAAACGCTTATGGTAATCCTAAACAACAATTTACTTCCCCAGCAACAGAAAACAAAGGTAAAACACCTCAAATAACTACTCCTGTTGCTACCCCAACATATGGTTATAAGAGTGAGTCTAGTCAAACTTCTGTGGAGTACCCAGAAAAACCTAGTTTGATAGATATACGCATTAATGTGCCAAATGTACCTGAATCTAACGATGGCCAAAAAGCCGTAATTTTaggtaaaaatgaattaataggaACATCGTCAGGATCATCTGGATATTCCAGTTCACTTACTCCGCAATACGTAAGCAGTCCTACAAAGGCACCCAAATTACCATATCAATTTGGTCAAGAATCAAATCAGGTAGTCTTATCATCAAGCAAACCAGAAACCAGCACTCCATTTTATAGTGTATCCACCAAAACAGCATCGACAcctgaaaatacaaatttagtgCAATCAACTAGTACCATATCCTACGAAGATCAATTTAGTACTCTTTCACCGGATTCTTCGACGCCTGTCAATATAATTCCTTATCCACTACCAATTGTGCCAAACCCAGGATCTTGTCCATGTTATTTTGTTCCACCAACAAGTAACAATTCTACCAATcaaatacaacaacaacaaacaaCAGTTGACTTAAATAATCTCCCGGAGGGTGCTGTTATTGGATTCGTGCCGGTAGTATTTTATCCATCATGTGGAGCAGGAAGCGCAGTATCAAAAGAAGTGCTATCATCTAAGTTAAATCCCGTTTTCCCTTCGGCTTATCAAGTACCATATAAATGTTCATATTGTGAACAAAGTGAATCACAAACCGCGAATATCAGAAGCAGTTTCAATCAAGTAATAAAACAAAGTCAATTAAATCCATCTGTTGTAATTAAAAGTCCAAGTAGGAAGAATTACCCAAATGCCCCAATTTATGACCAACCAGAATTTGgaagaaagataaaagttgtaaGAAGGAAAACTATAGATtag
- the LOC100168379 gene encoding collagen alpha-1(III) chain isoform X5, whose translation MRLQRNGKMIPRPRTNMYLILFSILGVQFALSQQTNPNDLEVVLNIEDSNKTQYHEQNFDTMAYIFGYEVGPNGQFHHENKGPDGFTYGCYGYVDPEGKLQATHYISDGWGYRVVTPGESVEIFHHKHDPADENQANESSDGGSEHEHHGHHGVVTAWGDLYFPKGCGGGRPIQGTGQLGGSGSSGYPSFIGVGQPGPAGAPGQPGTPGLPGSPSSVYPSYPGTPGSPGSPGSPGTPGLPGKPGSPGFPSYQQPSSYPSAPGTPGSPGSPGSPGTPGLPGKPGSPGFPSYQQPSPYPSAPGTPGSPGSPGSPGTPGLPGKPGSLGYPSYQQPSPYPSAPGSSGLPGTPGTPGQPGTPGLPGSPSSVYPSYPGSQGSPGSPGAPGSPGLPSLPSYQKPTVYPTSTYPGSSGSPGSPGSPGSPGTPGLPGKPGSLGYPSYQQPSPYPSAPGSSGLPGTPGTPGTPGQPGTPGLPGSPSSAYPSYPGSQGSPGSPGAPGSPGLPSLPSYQKPTVYPTSTYPGSSGSPGSPGSPGSPGTPGLPGKPGSLGYPSYQQPSPYPSAPGSSGLPGTPGTPGAPGIPGAPGSPSYNIPSSYPSGPGTPGLPGSPGSPGQPGAPGLPGSSPYPKPSYPVAPGTPVSPGSPGSPGLPGKPGSYVPQSSYPESAYPGTPGQPGQPGTPGLPGKPGASVIPSIPSYEKPQPTYQKPNVGYPGSPGQPGTPGLPGSPGLPGTISYPKPTPTSAYPVGPGQSGYPGSPGLPGQPGTPGLPGSVYQPSYQKPSSVNQYGNPSLYPVSSYPGSQGLPGTPGTPGQPGTPGSPGSAYPGSTLNQTPNYQSVKPSSSYPGSPGQPGTPGLPGQPGTPGIPSQPSYQKPNPPTYPSQPSYSGYPGSSGQPGKPGTPGTPGTPGLPAGPTYQKPTPPAGYPGSPGTPGQPGTPGLPGIPAQSFGQYPQPSVDYGKPNLSGYPGSTGQPGLPGQPGTPGTPGTPGSYPTSPKPSPYPINPGSGSVSGQPGTSGIQSQPSYQKPNPPTYPVKPTYPSQPSYSGYPGSSGQPGKPGTPGTPGTPGTPGLPAGPSYQKPTPPAGYPGSPGTPGQPGTPGLPGIPAQSFGQYPQPSVDYGKPNLSGYPGSTGQPGLPGQPGTPGTPGTPGSYPTSPKPSPYPINPGSGSVSGQPGTLGIPSQPSYQKPNSPTYPSQPSYSGYPGSSGQPGKPGTPGTPGTPGLPAGPSYQKPTPPAGYPGSPGTPGQPGTPGLPGIPAQSFGQYPQPSVDYGKPNLSGYPGSTGQPGLPGQPGTPGTPGTPGSYPTSPKPSPSPINPGSGSISGLPSNGYPSSIGQTQTGYPNKPIPQPSYPGQSYVYPTSYPQRPNVPDYGAQQPNEYPGYLSSGYPVPPPPNAPLPNYPPPSSPSGYSGYFELYPGQNQIYPGQPDFNAYPAGDQYPFNGNAYGNPKQQFTSPATENKGKTPQITTPVATPTYGYKSESSQTSVEYPEKPSLIDIRINVPNVPESNDGQKAVILGKNELIGTSSGSSGYSSSLTPQYVSSPTKAPKLPYQFGQESNQVVLSSSKPETSTPFYSVSTKTASTPENTNLVQSTSTISYEDQFSTLSPDSSTPVNIIPYPLPIVPNPGSCPCYFVPPTSNNSTNQIQQQQTTVDLNNLPEGAVIGFVPVVFYPSCGAGSAVSKEVLSSKLNPVFPSAYQVPYKCSYCEQSESQTANIRSSFNQVIKQSQLNPSVVIKSPSRKNYPNAPIYDQPEFGRKIKVVRRKTID comes from the exons atgtatTTAATACTGTTCTCAATTTTGGGGGTTCAGTTTGCCTTATCTCAGCAAACTAACCCAAATGATTTGGAAGTGGTGCTTAACATCGAAGACAGCAATAAAACTCAATACCATGAACAAAATTTCGATACCA TGGCCTATATATTCGGCTACGAAGTAGGTCCAAATGGTCAATTCCATCACGAAAATAAAGGTCCAGATGGCTTCACATATGGTTGCTACGGATATGTAGACCCAGAAGGAAAATTACAAGCGACTCATTATATATCTGATGGCTGGGGATACAGAGTTGTCACACCAGGTGAATCTGTAGAAATATTCCATCATAAACATGACCCCGCAGATGAAAATCAAGCTAATGAAAGTTCTGATGGTGGTTCTGAACATGAACATCATGGACACCATGGAGTGGTAACAGCATGGGGTGATCTTTATTTCCCAAAGGGATGTGGAGGAGGACGTCCAATTCAAGGTACTGGTCAATTAGGTGGATCAGGCTCATCTGGATACCCAAGCTTTATTGGAGTTGGTCAACCAGGACCAGCAGGCGCACctgg tCAACCAGGTACTCCAGGATTACCGGGAAGTCCATCTTCAGTTTATCCAAGTTATCCAGGTACCCCAGGCTCTCCAGGCTCCCCAGGTTCACCCGGAACTCCAGGCTTACCag GTAAACCAGGATCTCCAGGCTTTCCATCATATCAACAACCATCATCTTATCCAAGTGCACCAGGTACCCCAGGCTCTCCAGGCTCCCCAGGTTCACCCGGAACTCCAGGCTTACCAG gtaaaccAGGATCTCCAGGCTTTCCATCATATCAACAACCATCACCTTATCCAAGTGCACCAGGTACCCCAGGCTCTCCAGGCTCCCCAGGTTCACCCGGAACTCCAGGCTTACCAG GTAAACCAGGATCTCTAGGCTATCCATCATATCAACAACCGTCACCTTATCCAAGTGCAccag gCTCGTCTGGGTTACCGGGAACTCCAGGAACTCCAG gtCAACCAGGTACTCCAGGATTACCGGGAAGTCCATCTTCAGTTTATCCAAGTTATCcag GATCACAAGGATCTCCAGGTTCTCCCGGTGCTCCGGGTAGCCCAGGACTACCCAGTTTACCATCTTATCAAAAACCAACAGTTTATCCAACATCCACTTATCCTGGGAGCtcag GTTCCCCAGGCTCTCCAGGCTCCCCAGGTTCACCCGGAACTCCAGGCTTACCAG GTAAACCAGGATCTCTAGGCTATCCATCATATCAACAACCGTCACCTTATCCAAGTGCAccag gCTCGTCTGGTTTACCGGGAACTCCAGGAACTCCAGGAACTCCAG gtCAACCAGGTACTCCAGGATTACCGGGAAGTCCATCTTCAGCTTATCCAAGTTATCCag GATCACAAGGATCTCCAGGTTCTCCCGGTGCTCCGGGTAGCCCAGGACTACCCAGTTTACCATCTTATCAAAAACCAACAGTTTATCCAACATCCACTTATCCTGGGAGCTCag gtTCCCCAGGCTCTCCAGGCTCTCCAGGTTCACCCGGAACTCCAGGCTTACCAG gtaaaccAGGATCTCTAGGCTATCCATCTTATCAACAACCATCACCTTATCCAAGTGCACCag gcTCGTCCGGTTTACCAGGAACTCCAGGAACTCCAG gagcTCCAGGAATTCCAGGTGCACCAGGATCACCTTCATATAACATACCATCTTCATACCCAAGTGGTCCAG gaaCACCAGGGTTACCAGGTTCACCAGGATCACCag GCCAACCAGGAGCCCCAGGATTACCAGGTTCTTCACCATATCCAAAACCTTCATACCCTGTAGCTCCAGGTACACCAGTGTCTCCGGGATCTCCAGGTTCCCCTGGTCTTCCAg GAAAACCAGGATCTTACGTTCCCCAATCTTCATACCCAGAATCTGCTTATCCAGGTACCCCAg GTCAACCAGGTCAACCAGGAACTCCAGGAttaccag GTAAACCAGGAGCATCAGTTATACCTAGTATACCGTCATATGAAAAACCACAACCAACTTACCAAAAACCAAATGTAGGATACCCCGGAAGTCcag gcCAACCAGGTACTCCAGGTTTACCAGGATCACCAGGATTACCAGGCACAATTTCATACCCAAAACCCACACCAACATCCGCATATCCCGTAGGACCAg gtcaATCAGGATACCCTGGCTCTCCCGGACTTCCag gtCAACCAGGAACACCAGGTCTACCTGGGTCTGTATACCAACCTTCATATCAAAAACCATCTTCTGTTAATCAATATGGAAATCCATCTCTATATCCAGTATCTTCTTATCCTGGAAGTCAag GATTACCCGGAACACCAGGAACAccag gTCAACCCGGTACACCTGGATCACCAGGCTCAGCTTATCCAGGTTCTACATTGAATCAAACGCCTAATTATCAATCTGTTAAACCAAGTTCTTCATATCCAGGAAGTCCAG gtcaACCAGGCACTCCAGGATTACCAG GTCAACCAGGAACTCCAGGTATACCAAGCCAGCCTTCTTATCAAAAACCAAATCCACCAACATATCCTTCTCAACCATCTTATTCCGGTTATCCCGGAAGCtcag GTCAACCAGGAAAACCAGGTACTCCTGGTACTCCAGGTACACCAGGACTTCCCGCGGGACCGACCTACCAAAAACCTACACCTCCTGCTGGATATCCAGGATCTCCTGGTACACCAG GTCAACCAGGAACCCCTGGCCTCCCAGGTATTCCAGCTCAATCATTTGGTCAATATCCTCAACCTTCAGTTGACTATGGAAAACCTAATCTATCAGGATATCCCGGTTCTACag GTCAACCAGGCCTTCCCGGTCAACCAGGCACTCCAGGAACCCCAGGAACTCCAGGTTCTTATCCCACTTCACCAAAACCCAGCCCATACCCCATAAATCCAGGCAGTGGAAGTGTATCag gtcaaCCAGGAACCTCAGGTATACAAAGTCAGCCATCTTATCAAAAACCAAATCCACCAACATACCCAGTTAAGCCCACATATCCTTCTCAACCATCTTATTCCGGTTATCCCGGAAGCtcag GTCAACCAGGAAAACCAGGTACTCCTGGTACTCCAGGTACACCAGGTACACCAGGACTTCCCGCGGGACCGTCCTACCAAAAACCTACACCTCCTGCTGGATATCCAGGATCGCCTGGTACACCAG GTCAACCAGGAACCCCTGGCCTCCCAGGTATTCCAGCTCAATCTTTTGGTCAATATCCTCAACCTTCAGTTGACTATGGAAAACCTAATCTATCAGGATATCCCGGTTCTACag GTCAACCAGGCCTTCCCGGTCAACCAGGCACTCCAGGAACCCCAGGAACTCCAGGTTCTTATCCCACTTCACCAAAACCCAGCCCATACCCCATAAATCCAGGCAGTGGAAGTGTATCag gtcaaCCAGGAACTCTAGGTATACCAAGCCAGCCTTCttatcaaaaaccaaattcaccAACATATCCTTCTCAACCATCTTATTCCGGTTATCCCGGAAGCtcag GTCAACCAGGGAAACCAGGTACTCCTGGTACTCCAGGTACACCAGGACTTCCCGCGGGACCGTCCTACCAAAAACCTACACCTCCTGCTGGATATCCAGGATCTCCTGGTACACCAG GTCAACCAGGAACCCCTGGCCTCCCAGGTATTCCAGCTCAATCATTTGGTCAATATCCTCAACCTTCAGTTGACTATGGAAAACCTAATCTATCAGGATATCCCGGTTCTACag GTCAACCAGGCCTTCCCGGTCAACCAGGCACTCCAGGAACCCCAGGAACTCCAGGTTCTTATCCCACTTCACCAAAACCCAGCCCATCTCCCATTAATCCAGGCAGTGGAAGTATATCag gtttacCATCCAATGGTTATCCATCATCAATTGGTCAAACCCAAACAGGTTATCCAAACAAACCTATTCCTCAACCATCATACCCGGGTCAGAGTTATGTTTATCCTACCAGCTATCCTCAAAGACCAAATGTTCCTGACTATGGAGCACAGCAACCAAATGAATATCCTGGGTATTTAAGTTCAGGTTACCCAGTACCCCCTCCACCTAACGCACCACTTCCTAATTACCCACCACCTAGTTCACCATCTGGTTACTCTGGGTATTTCGAATTGTACCCGGGTCAAAATCAAATATACCCCGGTCAACCAGATTTTAATGCATACCCAGCTGGTGATCAATATCCTTTCAACGGAAACGCTTATGGTAATCCTAAACAACAATTTACTTCCCCAGCAACAGAAAACAAAGGTAAAACACCTCAAATAACTACTCCTGTTGCTACCCCAACATATGGTTATAAGAGTGAGTCTAGTCAAACTTCTGTGGAGTACCCAGAAAAACCTAGTTTGATAGATATACGCATTAATGTGCCAAATGTACCTGAATCTAACGATGGCCAAAAAGCCGTAATTTTaggtaaaaatgaattaataggaACATCGTCAGGATCATCTGGATATTCCAGTTCACTTACTCCGCAATACGTAAGCAGTCCTACAAAGGCACCCAAATTACCATATCAATTTGGTCAAGAATCAAATCAGGTAGTCTTATCATCAAGCAAACCAGAAACCAGCACTCCATTTTATAGTGTATCCACCAAAACAGCATCGACAcctgaaaatacaaatttagtgCAATCAACTAGTACCATATCCTACGAAGATCAATTTAGTACTCTTTCACCGGATTCTTCGACGCCTGTCAATATAATTCCTTATCCACTACCAATTGTGCCAAACCCAGGATCTTGTCCATGTTATTTTGTTCCACCAACAAGTAACAATTCTACCAATcaaatacaacaacaacaaacaaCAGTTGACTTAAATAATCTCCCGGAGGGTGCTGTTATTGGATTCGTGCCGGTAGTATTTTATCCATCATGTGGAGCAGGAAGCGCAGTATCAAAAGAAGTGCTATCATCTAAGTTAAATCCCGTTTTCCCTTCGGCTTATCAAGTACCATATAAATGTTCATATTGTGAACAAAGTGAATCACAAACCGCGAATATCAGAAGCAGTTTCAATCAAGTAATAAAACAAAGTCAATTAAATCCATCTGTTGTAATTAAAAGTCCAAGTAGGAAGAATTACCCAAATGCCCCAATTTATGACCAACCAGAATTTGgaagaaagataaaagttgtaaGAAGGAAAACTATAGATtag